A genomic region of Manihot esculenta cultivar AM560-2 chromosome 15, M.esculenta_v8, whole genome shotgun sequence contains the following coding sequences:
- the LOC110601060 gene encoding protein LIGHT-DEPENDENT SHORT HYPOCOTYLS 7, protein MSSSKGKDIAEGSSRSGGGGGGGGANATDQQNPPPLSRYESQKRRDWNTFGQYLRNQRPPVALSQCHANHVLDFLRYLDQFGKTKVHLQGCVYFGQPEPPSPCTCPLKQAWGSLDALIGRLRAAYEENGGLPETNPFASGAIRLYLREVRDSQAKARGIPYKKKKKKRNPMKASDDHQSSSFPMQ, encoded by the coding sequence ATGTCAAGCAGCAAAGGGAAAGATATAGCAGAAGGCTCATCAAgatcaggtggtggtggtggtggtggtggtgctaATGCTACTGATCAGCAGAACCCACCTCCGTTGAGCCGGTATGAGTCGCAGAAGCGCCGAGATTGGAACACTTTCGGCCAGTATTTGAGGAACCAGAGGCCACCAGTTGCACTATCTCAATGCCACGCTAACCATGTTCTTGATTTTCTTCGGTACCTGGATCAATTTGGCAAGACTAAGGTGCACTTACAAGGGTGTGTTTATTTCGGCCAGCCAGAGCCACCAAGTCCTTGTACTTGCCCTCTCAAGCAAGCTTGGGGTAGCCTTGACGCACTCATCGGCCGGCTAAGGGCTGCTTATGAAGAAAATGGTGGCTTGCCGGAGACCAACCCTTTTGCAAGTGGTGCTATTCGATTGTATCTGCGAGAAGTCAGAGACTCACAAGCCAAGGCTAGAGGTATTCCTtacaagaagaaaaagaagaagcggAATCCGATGAAAGCTAGTGATGATCATCAAAGCTCAAGCTTTCCCATGCAGTAA